In Streptomyces violaceusniger Tu 4113, one DNA window encodes the following:
- a CDS encoding glycoside hydrolase family 3 N-terminal domain-containing protein has protein sequence MATGEWNPDDIARLVSRLTLEQKVAQLSGLNTPELFGQPDEDLPNVPGIDAGRLKQLRPHGLGHLSLAWFLGGDADTLRTQLAKIQAGVREVTPFGIGALVHIEGINGFLHASGSQFPTAWAQATTWDPALVRQASAVTSAHTRDAGIQLLFAPVMDINRDPRWGRVHETYGEDPELAAQLSVAFVQGVHQEEGVLATGKHFLGYGNSEGALNQAATQLGRRALIDEYAEPFRRAIAEAGLAAVMNSYNEIDGVPVAANHWLLTEFLRGTLGFDGLVLGDYDAVNMLRTHHRAARTEGEAAVQALSAGLDVELPGNTNYVSLVDEVAAGRLDEKVVDVAVGRVLAVKARVGLVPDFGPRPAPAVRPDRAEAAEIRRALAARSTVLLQNDGTLPLTPGERRIVVVGPAADELRIHFGAYTSVSNAEMPLGMMAVMEGRVPGVDPGTFNFTDIFQTRMPGMDATFEGVARDIHPEARTVFDGLKALDAKVDFVSLGRFEKDDSQDAEMVRAAVADADLVLAVLGERTGWVGNNTAGEGQTSVSPSLPGDQEDLLDHLAATGKPLVTVIVSGRPLLLGKAARASNAILLAPLLGEEAGTTIAHTLYGLINPSGKLPSTFPRHLGQIPLYHGHHHGSGYAHPTGTRHGYGDLDTQGPLYAFGHGLSYTDFEVTLDEQGGAQDGTAVEVVHGVVRARLTVVNTGAVEGETVVQLYARDEFASVVRPVRQLIAFARVALAAGERRSIVLEAPVERLHYTLTDGRRGIEPGDVTVLAGLAADALSCAATITVG, from the coding sequence ATGGCCACTGGTGAATGGAACCCTGACGACATCGCACGCCTGGTCTCCCGGCTGACGCTGGAACAAAAGGTCGCACAACTCAGCGGCCTGAACACCCCCGAACTCTTCGGACAGCCAGACGAAGATCTTCCGAACGTCCCCGGCATCGATGCCGGCCGCCTGAAGCAGCTACGTCCGCACGGTCTGGGGCACCTCTCACTGGCCTGGTTCCTCGGCGGGGACGCCGACACCCTGCGCACGCAACTCGCCAAGATCCAGGCCGGCGTGCGGGAGGTGACGCCGTTCGGGATCGGCGCGCTGGTGCACATCGAGGGCATCAACGGCTTCCTGCACGCCTCCGGTTCACAGTTCCCCACGGCGTGGGCGCAGGCGACGACCTGGGATCCGGCGCTGGTCCGGCAGGCCTCCGCCGTGACGTCCGCGCACACACGGGACGCCGGGATCCAGCTGCTCTTCGCGCCGGTCATGGACATCAACCGCGACCCGCGCTGGGGCCGCGTGCACGAGACGTACGGCGAGGACCCGGAGCTGGCGGCGCAGCTGTCCGTCGCGTTCGTCCAAGGCGTGCACCAGGAAGAAGGCGTCCTTGCGACCGGCAAGCACTTCCTGGGCTACGGCAACTCGGAGGGCGCCCTGAACCAGGCGGCGACCCAACTCGGACGCCGGGCCCTGATCGACGAGTACGCCGAGCCGTTCCGCCGTGCGATCGCCGAGGCGGGACTGGCGGCGGTGATGAACTCGTACAACGAGATCGACGGCGTGCCCGTGGCCGCGAACCACTGGCTGCTGACCGAATTCCTGCGCGGGACCCTCGGTTTCGACGGGCTGGTGCTCGGCGACTACGACGCGGTCAACATGCTGCGGACCCACCACCGCGCCGCCCGCACGGAGGGTGAGGCCGCGGTTCAGGCACTGTCCGCCGGGCTCGACGTCGAACTCCCGGGCAACACGAACTACGTGTCCCTGGTGGACGAGGTCGCCGCCGGGCGTCTGGACGAGAAGGTCGTCGACGTGGCCGTGGGCCGGGTGCTGGCCGTCAAGGCCCGCGTCGGACTCGTCCCGGACTTCGGACCACGCCCCGCGCCGGCGGTGCGTCCGGACCGCGCGGAGGCCGCCGAGATCCGCCGCGCCCTCGCCGCCCGCAGCACCGTCCTGCTCCAGAACGACGGCACCCTGCCCCTGACACCGGGGGAGCGCCGGATCGTCGTCGTCGGCCCCGCCGCCGACGAGCTCCGGATCCACTTCGGCGCGTACACCTCCGTCTCCAACGCCGAGATGCCGCTGGGCATGATGGCGGTCATGGAGGGCAGGGTCCCCGGAGTCGATCCGGGGACCTTCAACTTCACGGACATCTTCCAGACCCGGATGCCCGGCATGGACGCCACCTTCGAGGGCGTGGCCCGCGACATCCACCCCGAGGCCCGTACCGTGTTCGACGGGCTCAAGGCATTGGACGCGAAGGTCGACTTCGTGTCACTGGGCCGCTTCGAGAAGGACGATTCCCAGGACGCCGAAATGGTGCGGGCCGCCGTGGCCGACGCCGACCTGGTCCTCGCGGTCCTCGGCGAACGCACCGGCTGGGTCGGCAACAACACCGCAGGCGAGGGCCAGACCTCGGTCTCTCCGTCTCTGCCCGGCGATCAGGAGGACCTCCTGGACCACCTGGCCGCCACGGGTAAGCCGCTGGTGACCGTGATCGTCTCCGGTCGGCCGTTGCTGCTGGGGAAGGCGGCCCGGGCCTCCAACGCCATCCTGCTCGCGCCGCTCCTCGGCGAGGAGGCGGGCACCACGATCGCGCACACCTTGTACGGCCTGATCAACCCCAGCGGCAAGCTGCCCAGCACCTTCCCGCGCCACCTGGGCCAGATCCCTCTCTACCACGGCCATCACCACGGCAGCGGCTACGCACACCCCACCGGCACCCGCCACGGCTACGGCGACCTCGACACCCAGGGCCCTCTCTACGCCTTCGGCCACGGGCTGTCGTACACCGACTTCGAGGTCACGCTGGACGAACAGGGCGGCGCTCAGGACGGGACGGCGGTCGAGGTGGTCCACGGTGTGGTGCGGGCCCGGCTGACTGTGGTGAACACCGGTGCTGTGGAGGGCGAGACGGTCGTGCAGTTGTACGCGCGCGACGAGTTCGCCTCGGTCGTCCGCCCGGTGCGGCAGCTCATCGCTTTTGCCCGTGTCGCTCTCGCCGCGGGGGAGCGCAGGAGCATCGTCCTGGAGGCACCTGTGGAGCGGCTGCACTACACCCTGACCGACGGGCGCCGAGGCATCGAGCCGGGCGACGTCACCGTACTGGCCGGACTCGCCGCCGACGCGCTTTCCTGCGCGGCGACGATCACCGTCGGCTAG
- a CDS encoding TetR/AcrR family transcriptional regulator — protein MTNQRKPRGPYRKSAERRERILQAAYEAIDEHGERASLQDIADRVGVTQPALTYYFPTRDDLLLAVLERRDTLGKQVAGAGGEGGTFVDGMAASARHTTDHPGLAKLYVTLSAAATDPGSPAHSYFTERYGGLAAEVTRDFEEGQRTGLIRADEPAGHLARAVLAVLDGLQIQWMHDPTVDIAAIAETFTRMLAPPAE, from the coding sequence GTGACGAACCAGCGAAAACCACGAGGCCCGTACCGCAAGAGCGCGGAACGGCGGGAACGGATCCTTCAGGCCGCCTACGAGGCCATCGACGAGCACGGAGAACGCGCCTCCCTGCAGGACATCGCCGACCGGGTCGGAGTGACGCAGCCGGCGCTGACGTACTACTTTCCCACGCGCGACGACTTGCTTCTCGCGGTGCTGGAGCGGCGGGACACGCTGGGGAAGCAGGTCGCCGGTGCGGGAGGGGAAGGCGGGACCTTTGTCGACGGCATGGCGGCGAGCGCCCGCCACACCACCGACCACCCCGGCCTCGCCAAGCTGTACGTCACGCTCTCGGCGGCGGCCACCGACCCGGGCAGCCCCGCGCACAGCTACTTCACCGAGCGCTATGGGGGCCTCGCGGCCGAGGTCACACGGGACTTCGAGGAGGGGCAGCGGACCGGCCTGATCCGGGCCGACGAGCCGGCCGGCCACCTGGCCAGGGCGGTGCTGGCGGTCCTCGACGGCCTGCAGATCCAGTGGATGCACGACCCCACGGTGGACATCGCCGCGATCGCCGAGACGTTCACGCGGATGCTGGCGCCTCCGGCCGAGTGA
- a CDS encoding MerR family transcriptional regulator, producing the protein MAWSIAEVARMSGVTSRTLRHYDEVGLLPPASVGSNGYRYYGESELLRLQQILVMRELGLGLVEIAAVLAEEVDQVDALRAHHLRLVAERDRLDTLARTVSRTIATLQDRKDDGMSTMQHPENLFEGFDAARYHDQASERWPQEAQQSQQFADTLTAQDQERLQREATALLVRLAALMAAGTPVADPAVQAEVDTQYQGLCRMWTPNAAAFKALGQTYVTDPQWRSVYDQVADGLAEYQRDAMAAYADARLS; encoded by the coding sequence ATGGCCTGGTCGATCGCGGAGGTGGCCCGGATGTCGGGTGTGACGTCGCGGACGCTTCGCCATTACGACGAGGTGGGCCTGCTGCCCCCGGCATCGGTCGGGAGCAACGGCTACCGCTACTACGGGGAGAGCGAGTTGCTGCGGCTGCAGCAGATCCTCGTGATGCGGGAGCTGGGCCTGGGGCTGGTCGAGATCGCGGCGGTGCTGGCCGAGGAGGTCGACCAGGTGGACGCACTGCGGGCGCACCACCTGCGGCTTGTGGCCGAGCGGGACCGCCTGGACACGCTGGCCCGCACCGTCAGCCGCACCATCGCCACGTTGCAGGACAGGAAGGACGACGGCATGTCGACGATGCAGCACCCGGAGAACCTGTTCGAGGGGTTCGACGCCGCGCGCTACCACGACCAGGCGAGCGAGCGGTGGCCGCAGGAGGCGCAGCAGTCACAGCAGTTCGCCGACACGCTCACCGCGCAGGACCAGGAGCGCCTGCAGCGGGAGGCGACCGCGCTGCTGGTGCGCCTGGCCGCACTCATGGCGGCCGGCACGCCAGTGGCCGACCCGGCCGTGCAGGCCGAGGTGGACACGCAGTACCAGGGCCTGTGCCGGATGTGGACCCCGAACGCGGCCGCGTTCAAGGCCCTGGGCCAGACCTATGTCACCGACCCGCAGTGGCGATCGGTCTACGACCAGGTCGCCGACGGCCTGGCCGAGTACCAGCGCGATGCGATGGCCGCCTACGCCGACGCCCGCCTGAGCTGA
- a CDS encoding MFS transporter, producing the protein MSLNVESPHQENEAGKSGFGARFALILIALLWASQLNGLIGLMTSNAQSEIAIHYHTTQIAWFGQVGLLVGVFSTPFIVKAAGMFGKKRVLVVITALGLVGDVIAAFSTNFETLLIGRAVSGFYGPSIALVYALTRDVFPPKLVGPASGFLGGGMGVLAFGGPFLSGWVLDDFGYRGVLWFMVIATGISLLALLFVVPESPVREPRTPVDWIGGILLGGGLTSVIYAVGKGEAWGWTSGRTLGFIGGGLAAVVAFVLVERKVEHPMFPIGLIGRRRVWSTFLVAGLVMGAIFAQGTVTNLLVLMPHIPGLSDGLGWTATKNAWVSAPNSILLIATSVFTGVLARRIDTRVLLAIGGTLVALGGGLLSQFHSSVANFMTIGALSGVGMGIVVALVPIMVIESVKPEEQALGNGAQNLMQGVLQGALTQVAFVLVAQNANVMKGTAFYVDDSYSKALLLFAGVIVAGVLLIALIPKSKSLDEVETGQAVEATQAA; encoded by the coding sequence ATGTCACTCAACGTCGAGTCACCGCACCAAGAGAACGAAGCCGGGAAGTCAGGCTTCGGTGCGCGGTTCGCACTGATTCTGATCGCGCTGCTGTGGGCGTCCCAGCTGAACGGCCTCATCGGCCTGATGACCAGCAACGCCCAGTCCGAGATCGCGATCCACTACCACACCACCCAGATCGCCTGGTTCGGCCAGGTGGGCCTACTGGTCGGTGTCTTCTCGACGCCGTTCATCGTCAAGGCCGCCGGGATGTTCGGCAAGAAGCGGGTGCTGGTCGTCATCACCGCGCTCGGCCTGGTCGGCGATGTGATCGCCGCCTTCTCGACCAACTTCGAGACGCTGCTCATCGGGCGCGCTGTCTCGGGCTTCTACGGCCCCTCGATCGCGCTCGTCTACGCCCTGACCCGGGACGTGTTCCCGCCCAAGCTGGTCGGTCCGGCCAGCGGTTTCCTCGGCGGCGGCATGGGTGTGCTGGCCTTCGGCGGGCCGTTCCTGTCCGGCTGGGTCCTGGACGACTTCGGCTACCGGGGCGTCCTGTGGTTCATGGTGATTGCCACCGGCATCAGCCTGCTCGCCCTGCTGTTCGTCGTGCCCGAGAGCCCGGTGCGCGAGCCCCGCACCCCGGTGGACTGGATCGGCGGAATCCTGCTGGGCGGCGGCCTCACCTCCGTGATCTACGCCGTCGGCAAGGGTGAGGCGTGGGGCTGGACCAGCGGCAGGACGCTGGGCTTCATCGGCGGCGGGCTGGCGGCCGTGGTCGCCTTCGTCCTCGTCGAGCGCAAGGTTGAGCACCCGATGTTCCCCATCGGCCTGATCGGGCGGCGCCGGGTGTGGTCGACGTTCCTGGTCGCGGGTCTCGTCATGGGCGCGATCTTCGCCCAGGGGACCGTGACGAACCTGCTCGTCCTGATGCCCCACATCCCGGGCCTCTCCGACGGCCTGGGCTGGACGGCCACGAAGAACGCCTGGGTCAGCGCGCCCAACAGCATCCTTCTCATCGCGACCTCGGTGTTCACCGGTGTCCTCGCCCGGCGTATCGACACCCGTGTACTGCTGGCCATCGGCGGCACCCTGGTCGCCCTGGGCGGCGGCCTCCTCTCCCAGTTCCACTCCAGCGTCGCGAACTTCATGACGATCGGGGCGCTCAGCGGAGTGGGCATGGGCATCGTCGTGGCCCTGGTCCCGATCATGGTCATCGAGTCGGTGAAGCCTGAGGAGCAGGCGCTGGGCAACGGCGCGCAGAACCTGATGCAGGGCGTCCTGCAGGGCGCGCTCACCCAGGTGGCCTTCGTCCTCGTCGCGCAGAACGCCAACGTCATGAAGGGCACCGCCTTCTACGTCGACGACAGCTACAGCAAGGCGCTCCTGCTGTTCGCCGGCGTGATCGTCGCCGGTGTCCTGCTCATCGCCCTGATCCCCAAGTCGAAGAGTCTTGACGAGGTGGAGACGGGCCAGGCAGTGGAGGCGACTCAGGCGGCCTGA
- a CDS encoding glycoside hydrolase family 3 C-terminal domain-containing protein produces MQQPDPAALPLERKVSLLSGGDFWSTQSLDEAGVPAVVLTDGPHGARRQQAAADHLGFHASEPSTCFPPAVAVGSSWDPELAARVGEAVGREARALGVGVILGPGVNIKRSPLCGRNFEYYSEDPLLSGVLGAAFVRGLQTQGVGAAVKHFAANNQETDRMRVSADVDERTLREIYLAAFEHIITQARPASVMAAYNRINGAPASESTWLLTQVLREEWGFEGAVVSDWGGVGDRVAALAAGVDLQMPGPDEANDAAIMRAVRDGVLEEALVDASVRRVAALAELAAAPVVERVESAGHHALARKLAADCVVLLKNDKSTLPLAEGVRLAVIGEFAADPQFQGGGSSLINATHVDSPLEAIRTLGHPVTYAPGFTTDGTGDPKVLREEAVRIARGVEVAVVFVGLRGESEGSDRAHLDLPADQVELVRAVSAVAPHTVVVLSTGGVVSLEGWHDDVDAIVAGWLLGQASGGTLADVLSGAVNPSGHLAESIPLRLEDNPSYLTFPGEAGHVRYGEGVMVGYRHYETVGRTVRYPFGYGLSYTTYRTDEMSVDVTGDDTATVRLRATNTGDRPGKHVIQVYVATSAGRVRRPVRELRAFTKVGLRSGESRVVELPLERRSFAYYDVEGGRWVVAPGAYTVQIGESAARVVAEQTVTLTGDTDVTPLSLDSAIGDWFAHPVAGPLLQEALMAGATEEQRQQAEANSDLMEMVASIPARQYLHFPGVPVSTDDLTEILEATR; encoded by the coding sequence ATGCAGCAGCCAGACCCGGCGGCGCTCCCCCTGGAGAGGAAGGTGTCCCTGCTGTCGGGAGGGGACTTCTGGTCCACGCAGTCCCTCGACGAGGCGGGCGTGCCCGCGGTAGTCCTGACGGACGGCCCGCACGGCGCCCGCCGCCAGCAGGCCGCGGCCGACCATCTGGGCTTCCACGCGAGCGAGCCGTCCACCTGCTTCCCCCCGGCCGTCGCGGTCGGATCGAGCTGGGACCCCGAACTGGCCGCACGCGTGGGGGAAGCGGTGGGCCGGGAGGCCCGTGCGCTGGGCGTCGGAGTCATCCTCGGCCCCGGCGTGAACATCAAGCGGTCCCCACTGTGCGGACGCAACTTCGAGTACTACTCCGAGGACCCGCTGCTGTCCGGCGTCCTGGGCGCCGCGTTCGTGCGAGGCCTACAGACCCAGGGCGTGGGGGCGGCCGTCAAGCACTTCGCGGCCAACAACCAGGAGACCGACCGGATGCGCGTCAGCGCCGACGTGGACGAGCGCACCCTGCGTGAGATCTACCTGGCGGCCTTCGAGCACATCATCACCCAGGCACGCCCCGCCTCCGTCATGGCCGCCTACAACCGTATCAACGGCGCCCCGGCCTCGGAGAGCACCTGGCTGCTGACCCAAGTCCTGCGCGAGGAGTGGGGCTTCGAGGGCGCGGTCGTCTCGGACTGGGGCGGTGTCGGCGACCGCGTGGCCGCACTGGCCGCGGGCGTGGATCTCCAGATGCCCGGTCCGGACGAGGCCAACGACGCGGCGATCATGCGGGCGGTGCGTGACGGCGTCCTGGAGGAGGCCTTGGTCGACGCGAGCGTCCGGCGGGTGGCCGCGCTCGCCGAACTGGCTGCCGCACCGGTGGTCGAGCGAGTCGAATCCGCCGGACACCACGCCCTGGCTCGGAAGTTGGCTGCGGACTGTGTGGTTCTGCTGAAGAACGACAAGTCCACTCTGCCGCTCGCGGAGGGCGTACGCCTTGCCGTCATCGGTGAGTTCGCTGCCGACCCGCAGTTCCAGGGCGGCGGCAGTTCGCTCATCAATGCCACCCATGTGGACTCCCCGCTGGAGGCGATCCGGACCCTCGGCCACCCTGTGACGTACGCTCCCGGGTTCACCACCGACGGGACGGGAGACCCCAAGGTGCTGCGCGAGGAGGCCGTGCGGATCGCCCGCGGGGTCGAGGTCGCCGTCGTATTCGTCGGGCTGCGCGGGGAGTCCGAGGGCTCCGACCGTGCCCATCTCGACCTGCCCGCCGACCAGGTGGAACTGGTGCGCGCGGTCTCCGCCGTCGCCCCACACACGGTGGTCGTGCTCTCGACCGGCGGTGTGGTGTCCCTGGAGGGCTGGCACGACGACGTCGACGCGATCGTGGCGGGCTGGTTGCTCGGCCAGGCCTCGGGCGGCACCCTCGCGGACGTCCTGTCCGGCGCCGTCAACCCGTCCGGCCACCTGGCCGAGAGCATCCCGCTGCGCCTGGAGGACAACCCCAGCTACCTCACCTTCCCCGGCGAGGCCGGTCATGTCCGCTACGGCGAAGGCGTGATGGTGGGCTACCGCCACTACGAAACCGTCGGACGCACCGTCCGCTACCCCTTCGGGTACGGCCTCAGCTACACCACGTATCGCACCGACGAGATGTCGGTCGACGTGACCGGGGACGACACCGCCACCGTCCGGTTGCGGGCGACCAACACCGGTGACCGGCCCGGCAAGCACGTCATCCAGGTGTACGTCGCCACCAGTGCCGGCCGGGTCCGCCGCCCCGTCCGTGAACTGCGCGCCTTCACCAAGGTCGGCCTGCGGTCGGGGGAGTCGCGTGTCGTCGAACTCCCGCTGGAGCGGCGGTCGTTCGCCTACTACGACGTCGAGGGCGGCCGATGGGTGGTCGCGCCCGGCGCGTACACGGTGCAGATCGGCGAGAGCGCCGCCCGTGTCGTCGCCGAACAGACCGTCACCCTCACCGGAGACACCGATGTCACCCCTCTCTCGCTCGACTCCGCCATCGGCGATTGGTTCGCCCACCCGGTGGCCGGTCCACTGCTCCAAGAGGCGCTCATGGCGGGGGCGACCGAGGAGCAGCGGCAGCAGGCGGAGGCCAACAGCGACCTCATGGAAATGGTGGCGTCCATCCCGGCCCGCCAGTACCTGCACTTTCCCGGAGTCCCCGTGTCCACCGACGACCTGACCGAAATCCTGGAGGCAACCCGATGA
- a CDS encoding glycoside hydrolase family 1 protein, translated as MSRTPDLRPDFLWGASTAPHQIEGNNLNSDWWRMEHQSEGRLELSGDALDSYHRYGEDMRLLADAGLNAYRFGIEWARIEPEPGEFSKAELAHYRRMIDTARGLGLEPVVTLHHFTNPRWFADEGGWTGPTAVDRFSRYVEQACTILHDVNWVATINEPNMLALMTGMMNAVAEGVELTLGADFRMPTPDVKIGEALVQAHRAAVAVVRQHTSAKVGWTVAQQALVPAPGSEKLHAELQWAWEDLYHHGARGDDFLGVQSYASQVVDVDGIVPTPESPDNTLSGWAYRPDALGIALRHAWEVTEGIPLLVTENGIATPDDTRRIAYTTEALGHLYDAVADGVDVRGYLHWTALDNFEWGHWAPTFGLVAVDRETFERTPKPSLAWLGGVARKGGAL; from the coding sequence ATGAGCCGCACCCCCGACCTGCGCCCCGACTTCCTGTGGGGCGCGTCCACCGCACCGCACCAGATCGAGGGGAACAACCTCAACAGCGACTGGTGGCGTATGGAGCACCAGAGCGAAGGCCGCCTGGAACTCAGCGGCGACGCCCTCGACAGCTACCACCGCTACGGCGAGGACATGCGGTTGCTGGCCGACGCGGGCCTGAACGCCTACCGGTTCGGCATCGAGTGGGCCCGTATCGAGCCGGAGCCCGGCGAGTTCTCCAAGGCCGAACTCGCCCATTACCGCCGCATGATCGACACCGCACGCGGCCTCGGCCTCGAACCGGTCGTCACCCTGCACCACTTCACCAACCCGCGCTGGTTCGCCGACGAGGGCGGCTGGACGGGCCCGACGGCCGTCGACCGGTTCTCCCGGTACGTCGAGCAGGCCTGCACGATCCTCCACGACGTCAACTGGGTCGCCACGATCAACGAGCCGAACATGCTCGCCCTGATGACCGGCATGATGAATGCCGTGGCCGAGGGCGTCGAGCTCACCCTCGGCGCGGACTTCCGGATGCCGACGCCCGACGTGAAGATCGGCGAGGCGCTGGTACAGGCGCACCGGGCCGCCGTGGCCGTCGTACGCCAGCACACCTCGGCGAAGGTCGGCTGGACCGTGGCGCAGCAGGCGCTCGTCCCCGCCCCCGGCAGTGAGAAGCTGCACGCCGAACTGCAGTGGGCGTGGGAGGACCTCTACCACCACGGGGCCCGCGGGGACGACTTCCTGGGCGTCCAGTCGTATGCCAGCCAGGTGGTGGACGTGGACGGCATAGTCCCCACGCCCGAGAGCCCCGACAACACCCTGTCCGGCTGGGCGTACCGGCCCGACGCCCTCGGTATCGCCCTGCGGCACGCCTGGGAGGTCACCGAGGGGATCCCGCTGCTCGTCACCGAGAACGGCATCGCCACCCCGGACGACACGCGCCGTATCGCCTATACGACCGAGGCGCTCGGGCATCTGTACGACGCGGTCGCCGACGGCGTCGACGTACGCGGATACCTGCACTGGACGGCGCTGGACAATTTCGAATGGGGCCACTGGGCACCGACGTTCGGGCTCGTAGCCGTGGACCGCGAGACGTTCGAACGCACCCCCAAGCCGAGCCTGGCATGGCTCGGAGGCGTGGCCCGCAAGGGGGGTGCTCTGTAG